TCAGGGCTGAAGTACGAAAAAGCTCTTCCCTCCTGATCTCAAAGCTTCACTTTGGGAAAACGAGGATTAGAGTTCTGTCAGGTGATGCATTCAGAGATCTCCTCCCAGTATAAAAGCCTTACGCTTAAGTACTGTGGCTCTTTAAGAATAAGAGCTTTTGTGAATCATGCAGCATGTCCAGCATTCAGCATATACTTACATGGACACATTCTGGCAGTCTCCCGAGAGGATGATACATGGTCAAAgcatttgaaattgaaaataaactttatcacTGAGTTTTTAAGTCTTTGAAGTATATTTATATCCTCCCTTGAGATGCTGTTTCCTTATGTGGGATGACAGTAGCAAGGAAATGATAGAAATAATAAATGCCTGAGCTGAAGTTTTGTTACCTCATGTGTTGCCACCCTTCTGAAGGTGCCTCTTTTGCTTCTTTCCTAGTAATTTCAGAATGAGTAGGTGGTTACCCCAGTCCTAAGAACAATTCTGTTGAGATAAGTGACTGCAAGCATGTCTAAGAAACTTTTGTCTGCCCTCATTCTCTCTAGAATTCTTCCATCATCAATAGAGCTCCCACTTTCAATCAGGGAGCATGTAATATACCTCCCTCAAAATGCTCAGCAGCACCTTTCAGCCCAGcactttgatataatattaagttCCACAGAGATCAAATCTTGAACCACCTTTTAATTGCTAAAAAGATCTGTTTTGCTCCTCCAGAACTGGTGGAACGGCACAACAAAGCCAAAAATTACGTTTGCACATTTGAGATAAACCCAAAACATGTTTCACAACTATGGGtggttttaaattgtaagttacTTACTCATATTTCAGTTCATTCAAAATTGAGTGGCAAGGCATAATTTGTGAGGATTGTGGTGTTATAACCTACTTGCTCAGATAACGGTTATATATGTCTAGCCAAACAGTTTTTACCTTCAGCAACATGGTGGGTTACCTCAGGATTTTCAATACACTGAACATTTTTCAGTGTCAAAAATAGAAGAGTGGTTTGCAAAGAAAATCGTTATGGGTtccattttgaaattaatataaaaataataactcaaagaGGATTCCTAGTAATAAGGAAGGAGCTTGTCACAGATAAGTAGAGTTAATTACATACTCAGGATTCCTTGTGGTCACCAAAATCCTTTAAGGATTCAGGATATAATGATTCAGCAAAGTTAGTGCCAAACATGCACTCTCTTATCTGTATTGGCAGTTTGTTCACATGTTCATTTCATTACTTGCAAAACCACTAATTTCAAAAATAGGAACAAACATTTTAGTAATGTGTTCATTGTTATGTTGTAGACATCGaccacagtttattttttaatatttcttttttagattcaaaaattgaatattttaatgtttactttgGAATTTGACAAGCCCAGGCTTCAAAAATAGTGTTTTACCAAAATCCTTATATTATAGGCCTACAGTTTCACATCTATTTATAAAGGACTTCAGCAAGTTTGGAAAAATAATACTagcatttaacaaatttattaatctattttatttgacaactaaataacatacattttcataaaatcaCTATCCTCAGTATATTACATACAGTATACAgagatgataaataaaattatatgaaattaaacataCCATACAGCATTTTCTTTAATGCGTCAACCTGtagaataaagtaatatttgGCAAATAAAAGAACTTCAGTTAaactcatttattatttttttccaactACAGCTATGGTAATAGCTAGCTAATTATTACATAGATATCTTATTTTTTCAGAATATTCACCTATGCATATTAATGCAGCAATAGTTTTAGCAGGTTTAATTATTGAACaggttttataaatacaaaaaagatcaattaatatttattttaaataaacataataaaggaATGGAtggataaatttgtaattttgctATGTTAATTTACAGAAttgtttctattatatttttaaaaaatatttaacaaattatgtttaatagccaaacagtatttgaaaaaatagtatgtTGATATATACATAGctaagttaaaaaaactttagcCCGTCCAAAActgagtaaataatattttaacatgttgactgcggtAGATCTTTGTCCATACTCAACCAACCCAGCCCATCTCACTATACATACCCTGTACGTTTATAAATTATCAGTTTTAGATTCAGCATTCAACTGACAAAACGCTATGgatcagttttcataattttcaacCGTTTGCTTATACTTTTTGGATTGCTAAAAAGTGTCTTAAGTTTGTGTATCTGATAGTTGTTAAATGAgtcttcaataattaatttttgttgcgATTCTGTTTTCCGCTATTTCTATTAGGACGTCCACGTCAAACGACAGGGGTGAGGACAGGTTGACCTGTCAGAGCATTATAGATGTTCTGCGCCGCCAGAATGTACATCGCTTTCCGATTCTCCAAAAGTTCTGCTCCCAATGTGAGGCGTCAGCGCTGAAGAACAAGtggaataaatatatgtttacttaGTAAAACACAGTGTATCAGTAATTAAGTACTTttcttaaattatgaatttaatcaTAGTGAAAGTAAAAACCATTACTATTTCAACAACACTTTTTAAAGTGATAAAGTTTCTCAGCTGGAAGAGCTTTGCTATTAGATAAAGGGTTCACCAAGCAAAGGCAGTAAAAAGATTTTGACATAAAtgtgttttctttataaatttaaccaTAAGCAATAATTACAAACACATCACTTCCTCTATAAAAACTCAAATTGAGaacttgtaatacatttattgtcCTTCATTGGAAACATAAAGTAGAGAAaatgatagttttattttataaactgatagTATACTACAGAGATTAAGAAGGAAGTGGGcaaaattttagtgaaaataggacaaaatttaaaaaaaacaaaccttaaaatccacccttttctgttattttatttttaatactgcagGCAGAATATAGAAAAACGggtggaattaaaaaattaagaactattttatatatataatggaatttttatgGAGATCCCCTCCAAAAGGTGAGTTTTTCTCGACTCAAATTGAAAATTCCATTTTGTGTAATAACATCactgaaaattgaataaaaccataatttttaggACACTGCAGGTTcgtgttttcatttattttctagtttttaaaagttctaaattttaactgaacaataaaaatgtactatttttaagtctatttttatgtactgttttaaaaaatgtgagtTAAGATAAATTGGAGTGGAAATTTGCTGAGTGCTTGTAAGcgtttttaagatacaaaaataatggtttaagaagtatttaatttccaacaaaaaCGCTAGAAAGtatcataaaatacaacattgaatTTGTGTGTCTCTGTTGTGGGGTTAATATTCCCAAAGGTGATATGTTAAGAATCTTTATAAAAAGtaacagtaatataatttttattagaaaccACCTTTAATTCATCTGCTTCCTAATtctgtgttataaaaatattaggttACCCATTACCTTGGactattttccattttaaaagcTTCAATTTAACTTttctaactaataataattttaagctcacctttattaacaaaactttttcatAGAGTGGTTAGTATTTATTTAAGGTAATAcataatcataatttaatatttagtcacTCAATGGCTATAATACACAAtgaaatacatgaaaattaataacGGAATTGAATCAAAATTCAATGTCTGTACCACTTAGTACAATCTGCTTTGAgtgtaaataattctattaaagaAACTCTACAAAAGACTAGATAATCCTTACTTACTACTTAATCTTAATGTAACGTACTAAAACTTACCACAAGTTGGTAGTTTTGGTGAGGATGTGATCTTGAGGTAAGGGTTCTGGATACATTACATCTAGACCTGCACCATAGATGATGTTCTTCTGCAGTGCCTCTATCAAGTCATCTTGGTTTACCACTTCTGCaatttaaatttaccataatTTTATAGCATACCGAaaaaatttgagttaaaaaattagaatacttttttggaattgtttaaaaaatacatggaAAGATATTTTGTCCCAAGAAGTACCCGTATAAGCTTGGTAGTGGTGGTAGTTTTCTGACACTTACCTCCCCGTGATGTGTTGATGAGGATGCTGGTGTTCTTCATGGTGCTCAGAGTCTCCCTTATTTACAAGGAATCTGGTTTCATTATTCAGAGGCACACACAAATACAGGAAGTCACTCTCCTTTGAAAATCACTTCCTTGGACACAAACTCTGCATTTACCGATCTTgctgttgaaaaataaaataaaaaatattaacttaaagaCATCTTTGAAatcaaattcaaatcaaataatgtttattgcCGTATGACTTCTACAAATATTGACAATGTAAATTTGCCACCCAGATGGCCAAGTCAAAAGTACATGAAAACAATGTActattctaaaaactaaataaaacaaaaatcgtACAGAGGTCCAACAGTAGCATTTACAGCAACATTATATAAACTTACTGATTTGAGAAGTTTTTTTTCTagttctattgttttttttttacgtaggctGCATTAAAACTAGTCAGAACAAgacattaaacaatatattgtaaagcAACAAgattgtaaaaaatgaataaaatgttagaaaagtCCCAaacttaatatgtaataaaatttcatgaaCTGTTTAATGCTTTACTAGGTTTCGagataatatatttgtttgaaatccaatccattaaaaatgttaagaaatatatgtaatacatcatgtaaaagaaaaaaaaacatttaaaactattggCGTTGTAACTGCTTGAAAAATAACAGGAAAATGAatagttatttttacttataatcttTATCATTATAAAGATGAAGTATCACATTTGATACATGTGATGTGAACATGTAACTGTCTACCAATTAAAGCCAGATGCTTTTATTACTACCAATAATTCCTAATTTTCTCTTTACCTTTCTCCTCCAGTTCTGGCAAGATCATTGTACAACAACCGTCGTCCGATTTCAAATCCTACAATTCTCTTCGCTATAGCAAATCCATTCTGACCCAAACCGATGATTTCCGACAGTTTTTATTAGAGAGACCGTGTCCAGTCATCCATGTGGCATGATTCATCAGCCATGTTCCTGAGGTGATGGCCTTGTATCCCTCTAGAGTCCTGCGAGAAACTTCCAAAGTGAGAGCAATGGCAATCTCAGCCACAGCAGGGCCCGAGGACGTTGGCAGCATTGGTGCATATGATCCCTTTCTCTTTTAAATAATTGACATCGATGTGGTCGTATCCGGCTCCGGAGTGTGCTACGATCTTAAGGGAGTCACctaacaatttaaatactttcattttttattttcattttatgtatttatttattctttgaaataacaacaattacaattcattttattcataaatgcaaAAACCCTAAATGGGTTTTGTCTCCATTTtcactaaatatactaattattaattctatgcttttaaattaatttgtcgTGAAGTCCATGCAGTTTTATTACAAGAGTAAACACTTCACCAATAATGcagttacaatattaaaaaataataaatacaaatttcaaattaacatacCAAAAATTCTCAAGAAAAACAATTGCAAtagttaaaatttctaaaaaaaactgtaattctaacaacaataaataaataaatactcaagaataacaataacaacaacaacaaccagaagaaacaaatatgaaatatgtcGTATAATATTATATCTCAACAGTTtagttctaaaaattaaaaataagatcaaAGTACTTAGACTGAATAATAAAAggacattttaaagatttaatttcaaaaataaagtaatactaTGAACGTCAAACAAAACCGTTACAATGGAATCTTCAAATACTGTTAATCAAACGTCAAATGTTTTGCCTACCAAACATAAATTTTctctaataatataattatgaaaattgtttttaactccAGTACATTGATTATTAAATAACAGAAAAGGTCAACGCCATTGTAATCACCTGCTGCATTTATCATCTCCCGATCCACCTTGATGTGACCGTACCATAGAGCTGCAGAACATCCTTGGATCAGCTGCAAGAGCTCTTCTCTTGTGGGATTTGGAGTTTCCTTTTACTACCACTGTCTCAAATCTgcacaaagtttaaattttcaatcagGAAACCGTGGAGAATGGAGTGCGGagaacaaaacataataaagaaataagAGATCTATACAGCATGAGGCAGACCACCCATCTGCGATGTATAGCagctgaaccgagaaacctatCTTTGTTTTATCATAAATATCCATATTTTGATCTTGAAGTATTCTGGAAAATAGTATTTAACACCCAAAATGGAACTTTTGGGTGGTAGGGATCattttcgtaaaatttttaaacgtaaaggTAAGGTTTAGcagtacctcattttaaaggtttgCAAAGGTTTCAAAATTCAacaatcattttgaaaaaaatgttattataatttcactTCTTAGCATACAGGGTGGTCCAAAATGTCCAAATTTGTACggtttcacagtttttttttactcacaccctttaaaaaaatgttatccaAGGTTACCAAAAACTACTATtcctaaaaatatgttacagtttgtCACTTTTGTCACTGTTCGTTAAAACTAAGAAGGTAGTTTTCTCCGTTCAGCTGCGATACATTACGGATGGGAGGTCTGTCTTAACCTGTATAGACACAGTAATATAGTACCACATGCAAAAAACGTGGATAATGAGATGGAATCAACACATATGAGAAGGGAGACTCATAAATGAAATAGCACTGTAAAAGCATAGAGGAGACCTTTAGAAAGATCCAAACGAAGATTGTTGGGACAAGTCAGATATACAGAGGAAGGGTCAAGTGCCGAGGAGGAGGCATAAGACAGTGGaagacaaggacgtagccagcgagggggtccaaggggtccggacacccctaaaattttcaattatttttttagtaaacgattattattcaGTAATTACTGACATGTACcagctgaaagatcattctcagtAAAGAAACGGGTCAATAActgtttaagaaacaaaatgggaccttactctctgtccactacggaaaaaatatcagttgtttggACCTCTCCTCAAATTAATTCCTGTCTACGTTCTTGGTGGAAGATTGAGGGTGattgctggtgcagctaaatctCAGTTGGAATATAGATGGCCttgaatgtatataaatatttatacaattgtgTTAATAAGCAAAGTCTTGTAATTAGTTCACTATATTGCATTAATGTAAACCTCAtcactaaaataaatcaaataatttgtagttcatatgtattttaaaaaatataaaagagcaGACAAACAGTGACATACAGTAACTAAACTTAAACTTACTTATCTTTGAGTATATCAACGGCAACTTGGGGGAATAGCATTGTGACCTGATGAGAACCCTCGCCACGGTTTAAGTTggtctaaaacaaaaaaatcattcaaacatgtctgtttttaaatcatttatcagggatgctacaggtcagtagaggaagtcagggaaaaaaacaGGACTCTGAGAAATCAGTGGAAAAGATCCAGGGAATCTGGTCTCAAGTCAAGgtaaaagtcagggaatttcgacgttggtcagggaaaaaatataaaaatccctttacacaaaataataaacttatctGCCCGACCTAACCACCGCCGTGCGCCGAGTTCCTAGCCTAGCAGACAACGCGGCGGCATGAAGCAGGCAgaccaaaaaccctggggattgcgtcgaaaaaagtcagggaaaaatgaaaaatttggtctggaaatcaaggaaaagtcagggaattttcCATTATTGGAACTCTTGTTAGCAACCCTGGTTTTAtcaacagattaaaaatatttttcaagtcaGTTGTACTTATACAggcataaataaaacatattaaaagtatcaTCGCTAAAATTGGGAGCTACAAGGGTACAATTTTGAAGTGGACAACATTAAATGgtagaacaaataaataattttaaaaaaaataataaaattcccgtta
This genomic window from Homalodisca vitripennis isolate AUS2020 unplaced genomic scaffold, UT_GWSS_2.1 ScUCBcl_6551;HRSCAF=13814, whole genome shotgun sequence contains:
- the LOC124373860 gene encoding uncharacterized protein LOC124373860, whose amino-acid sequence is MWVTGLDEKSADSLWLMDVCYTWTTKHAELRVDLRPTKTQNDSLGSARETPNPTREELLQLIQGCSAALWYGHIKVDREMINAAGDSLKIVAHSGAGYDHIDVNYLKEKGIICTNAANVLGETLSTMKNTSILINTSRGEVVNQDDLIEALQKNIIYGAGLDVMYPEPLPQDHILTKTTNLCADASHWEQNFWRIGKRCTFWRRRTSIML